From Cricetulus griseus strain 17A/GY chromosome 1 unlocalized genomic scaffold, alternate assembly CriGri-PICRH-1.0 chr1_0, whole genome shotgun sequence, a single genomic window includes:
- the Zc3hav1l gene encoding LOW QUALITY PROTEIN: zinc finger CCCH-type antiviral protein 1-like isoform X2 (The sequence of the model RefSeq protein was modified relative to this genomic sequence to represent the inferred CDS: inserted 1 base in 1 codon; deleted 2 bases in 1 codon), producing MADLTLCAFLTKVLCAHGGRMFLPDLRGHVELSEAKLRAVLRRAGPERFLLQEVELRDGXVDPEAEAAVGAGARGGGATACRVVAVSSARLCARYQRGECQACDQLHLCRRHMLGKCPHRDCWSTCALSHDIHTPVNIQVMKNRGLFGLNEAQLRILLLQNDPCLFPEVCLLYNKGGDVLYGYCNLKDKCNKFHVCKSFVRGECTLQTCKRSHKLIQATTLKLIEDQELSASSVVNFQIISVYKHMKMHKMLEDKDSTASAEHSQGNEKQGTPGAGAAEAGTLSSAPAQLPKKAQ from the exons ATGGCGGACCTCACGCTGTGCGCCTTCCTCACCAAGGTGCTGTGTGCTCACGGCGGCCGCATGTTCCTGCCGGACCTGCGCGGCCACGTGGAGCTGTCTGAGGCGAAGCTGCGGGCGGTGCTGCGGCGTGCGGGCCCCGAGCGTTTCCTGCTGCAGGAGGTGGAGCTGCGCGACG CCGTGGACCCGGAGGCCGAGGCGGCGGTGGGCGCGGGCGCG CGCGGCGGCGGCGCCACGGCCTGCAGGGTGGTGGCCGTGTCCTCCGCGCGCCTCTGCGCCCGCTATCAGCGCGGGGAGTGCCAGGCCTGCGACCAGCTGCACTTGTGTCGCcgacacatgctgggcaagtgcccCCACCGCGATTGCTG GTCCACCTGCGCTCTGTCCCATGATATACACACACCTGTCAACATCCAGGTCATGAAAAACCGCGGGCTTTTTGGCCTCAATGAAGCGCAGCTTCGAATCCTGCTTTTACAGAATGACCCCTGCCTTTTCCCAGAG GTCTGTCTGCTGTACAACAAAGGTGGTGATGTCCTTTATGGCTACTGCAACCTGAAGGATAAATGCAACAAGTTTCACGTGTGCAAATCCTTTGTCCGGGGTGAATGTACACTTCAGACCTGCAAGCGGTCCCACAAGCTCATTCAAGCTACCACCCTGAAGTTGATAGAGGACCAAGAACTGAGTGCTTCAAGTGTGGTGAATTTCCAGATAATCTCTGTCTACAAGCATATGAAGATGCACAAGATGCTTGAAGATAAAG acAGCACGGCCTCTGCTGAGCACTCACAAGGCAATGAGAAGCAAGGGACCcctggggctggggctgcagAAGCCGGGACTCTTTCCTCTGCCCCTGCTCAATTGCCCAAGAAAGCCCAGTAA